The window AAGGCCAGCAGCCAGGCGGTCAGCACCAGCACCGCCCCGAGGGCGGGCGCGTGCCCGTCGGCGACCGACGTGCCGAGCTGCGCGAACCGGTTCGTGGGTGTGTAGGTGGACAGCGACTGCAGCCACCCGGGGAAGAGGCTCAGCGGGAACCACAGGCCGCCGACCACCGCGAGCGTCAGGTTGCACACCATGTTCACCACGCCCGTGGCCTGCGCGGTCAGCCGGTAGCCGTTGCCGAGGCCGAGCAGGGTGAAGGGGATCGAGCCGAGCCAGAGCAGCAGCGCGATCGCCGCCCACTTCCATGCGTCGAGCCGTACGCCGTTGACCAGGCCGCCCGCCACGAGGACCGCGACGATCGCCGGCAGCACCGTCACCGCACCCGTGAGCGCCCGGCCCATCACGACCTGGCGCGGGCTCATCGGTGTGATCCGCAGCTGCCGCAGCCAGCCGATGCTCCGGTCCTCGGCGACCCCGCCGCCGGTGTTGAGGGCCGAGCCCATCGCGCCGTACGCGGCCATGCCGATCATCGAGACGGTCCGCCAGTCGCCGTCGGCGCCGTCACCGAGGTTCGTGAACAGCAGATACATCACCGTCGGCATCAGGACACCGCCGATCATGAAGCCGACGTCCCGCAGCGTCCGGCGCACTTCGAGCCGCAGATAGTCGAGCATCACACCGTCTCCAGGAAGGTACGGGCAGGGGCGTCGGAGGAGGTCAGGGCGAGGAACGCGTCGTCCAGCGAGGCCGGTGCGACCTCCAGGGCGCGTATCGCGCCGCGCTCGGCGAGGGCGATCACCGTCGCGTCCGAGTCGTCGGTCCGCAGCCGCGCCCGGTCCCCGCGCACCTCCACGGAGACCACACCGGGCAGGGCCGCCAGCCCGTCCGTGCCCGCGCCGGCCAGGTCGAAGGCGACGAGGCTGCCGCCCGCGGCCCGCTTCAGCTGCTCGCCGGTGCCGTCGGCGACGATCCGCCCGTGGTCGATGACGACGATCCGGTCGGCGTTGGCGTCCGCCTCCTCCAGATAGTGGGTGGAGAAGAGGACGGTGTGGCCGCGCCGCGTGTACGCCCGCATCGAGTCCCAGAAGGCGTACCGCGCCTCCACGTCCAGCGCCGCGGTCGGCTCGTCGAGCACGAGCAGCGCGGGGTTCCCGACGAGTGCGACCGCGAACCGCACCCGCTGCGTCTGGCCCCCGGACAGCCGGTCCACGCGCCGCCCGGCCAGCTCGGCGATGCCCGCGAGCTCCAGCGCCTCGGCGACGGGCATCGGCGCGGGATACGTACCGGCCACGAACCCGACCAGCTCGCCCACCGTCACCCGCGGCACCGGCCGGCCGTCCTGGAGCATCGCGCCCACGCGCCCCGCCCGCACGGCCTCCTCCGGGGTGCCACCGAAGAGGCGTACGACGCCCTCGTCCGGCTCGTTCAGGCCCAGCAGGAGTGAGATCGTGCTGGACTTGCCCGCGCCGTTGCGGCCCAGCAGCGCGACCGTCTCGCCGCGCGCGATCTCCAGATCGACACCGTCCACGGCCCGCACCGCCCCGAAGGCCTTCACCGCCCCCGCGAAGGAAACGGCCTGGTCCGCGGCCTCGCCCCCTCTGGTCTCCGCCGCCGTATCCCTCGTGTCCGTCATCGTCCTCGTCCCCGTCCTCGTCATGGGTACGACGCTACGAATCCGGGGGCCGGCGGGGCAGATGCGCAATGTACGGACTCGGGCAGGACAAATGTCACTGCCGGGCCCCCGCAACCCATCTGACATGCCGTCAGGAGTCTTCACATGTGCCGGACCCTGAGCTATACAGGTGGTCGCCGGACTGGAACGCGTTCTAGAACAGGCGGGTTCCTCGGCTCAGTGTCGACCTCGGTGCGGCCGACGGTGCGGACGGCCGCACCGGGGTCTTCCCCGCCAGCAGTCAGGAGCCCCATGCCCATCGACGTTGCCCAGGCTCTCGCGGCCGAGCCCCGGTCCGCCGGGATCGCCTGGGGTCACAAGGACGTCCAGCTCTACCACCTCGGCCTCGGCGCCGGTGCGAACCCCGACAAGGACAGCCCCGCGACGGACCCCGACGAGCTGCGCTACACCCTGGAGTCGCGGCTGCACGTGCTGCCGAGCTTCGCCACCGTCGCGGGCTCCGGCTCACCGGGCGTGATCAACAGTCTCTCCATGCCGGGCATCGACGTGAACCTCGCGCACGTACTGCACGGCGGCCAGACCATCACGCTGCACCGCCCGATCCCCGTCGAGGGCCGGGCGACCGCCACCGGGCGGATCGCGGCCGTGTACGACAAGGGCAAGGCCGCCATCCTCGTCATGCGCACCGATGTCGCCGACGACGAGGGCCCGTTGTGGACCAGCGACGCCCAGATCTTCGTACGCGGCGAAGGGGGCTTCGGCGGCGACCGCGGCCCCTCCACCCGCCCCGAACCACCAACAGGCGATCCGGACAGGACGGTTGAGCGAGTCATCCGCGAGGACCAGGCGCTCCTGTACCGGCTCTCCGGCGACTGGAACCCCCTGCACGCCGACCCCGAGTTCGCCAAGCTCGCCGGCTTCGACCGGCCGATCCTGCACGGGCTGTGCACGTACGGCATCACGCTGAAGGCCGTCGTGGACACGGCACTCGGCGGCGACGTCGGCCGGGTCCGCTCCTACGCCACGCGCTTCGCCGGGGTCGTCTTCCCGGGCGAGACCCTGCGCATCCGTATGTGGCAGGGGGACGGCACGGTCCGCGTGACGGTGGGCGCCGCCGACCGGGACGACGCACCGGTCCTCGCCGACACCGTCGTGGCGCACAACTGAGCCCCGCACCCGCACCTGCACCCGTGCTGTATGTCCCGCACCTGAGTCGCCCGTGAGCCGCAAGTCCCGCATCCGAGTGTCGGCACACCTGAGTGTCGTACGTACGTTTCCGAGGGGAGCCGCACCATGCGCGCAGCCGTACTGCACGAGATAGGCCAGGACAAGCTGGAGATACTCGACGACGTCGAGGCGACGGGCTTCGGCCCCGGCCGGGTGAGGATCCGGGTGCGGGCCACCGGCCTGTGCCACTCGGACCTCTCCGCGATGGCCGGGGTGCTGCCCCAGCCCGCGCCGTTCGTCCCCGGGCACGAGGGGGCGGGCGAGATCCTGGAGGTCGGCGAGGGCGTCACCAACATCAAGCCCGGCGACCGGGTCGTCGTGTGCTGGCTGCCCGCCTGCGGCGCCTGCCCCGCCTGCAAGCGCGGCCAGACCCAGTTGTGCCTCGCCGGGTTCATGAACGCGGGCACGCCCAACTTCAAGCGCCCCGGCGGCGATGTGTTCGGCTTCGCGGGCACCGGGACCTTCACCGAGGAGGTCGTCGTCGACGCGGGCTGCGCCGTGCCGATCCCGGACGACGTGCCCTTCGACATCGCCGCCCTCATCGGCTGCGGCGTCACCACCGGACTCGGCGCCGCCCTCAACACCGCGGATGTGGAAGCCGGTTCGTCGGTCGCCGTCATCGGCTGCGGAGGCGTCGGCATCTCCGCGATCCAGGGCGCCCGGCTCAAGGGCGCCGCCGAGATCGTCGCCGTCGACCCGGTCGCCTCCCGCCGCGAGGCCGCGCTGAAGTTCGGCGCCACCAGGGCCGTGTCGCCCGACGAACTCCCCGACGCCAAGCAGTCGGTGACCGCGGGCGAGGGCTTCGACTACGTCTTCGAGGTCGTCGGCCGCTCCGCCACCGCCCGCACGGCGTACGACAACACCCGCCGCGGCGGCACGCTGGTCGTCGTCGGCGCGGGTGCCATGGACGATCACCTCCAGCTCAACATGTTCGAGCTGTTCTTCGACGAGAAGCGGATCCTGCCGTCCATGTACGGCGGCGGGGACGTCCTGCGGTCGTACGAGCGGACCGTCGCCCTCTGGCGGGCAGGGCGCATCGACCTGGAGGGGCTGATCACCCACCGGGTGCCGCTGAGCGACATCAACGAGGCGCTCGACCAGATGCGTACGGGTGTGGCGCTGCGTACGTGCATCGAGATCTGACGCCCGTCCGTCGAGCACCCTTCGATCGACACGGGACCTCCAACTGCCGATCCCTGAAAGGACCTTGATGTCACTGCCACTTGAGGGCCGGTCCGCGGTCGTCACGGGCGCGGGCCGCGGCCTCGGCCGGGCGGAGGCGCTGGAGCTCGCCCGGCTCGGCGCCGCCGTCGTCGTCAACGACTTCGGACAGCCCGGCCGGGACGGCTCGGGCGCCGCGTCCGCCACGCCCGCCGAGGAGGTCGCCGCCGGGATCCGGGCGGCGGGCGGTCGTGCCGTCGCGCACACCGGGGACGTGGCCGACCACCAACAGGCCCGGGAACTGGTCGAGTTGGCGGTCGCCGAGTTCGGACAGCTGGACATCCTCGTCAACAACGCGGGCATCCTGCGCGACCGGATGGTCTTCTCGATGTCCGAGGACGAGTGGGACTCGGTGATCCGGGTCCATCTCAAGGGCCACTTCAACACCACCCACTTCGCGGCCGCGCACTGGCGTGCCCGGTCCAAGGCCGCGGACGCGCCGGTGTACGGGCGGATCGTGAACACCTCCTCGGAGGCGTTCCTCGCGGGCTCCGCGGGACAGCCCAACTACGCGGCCGCCAAAGGCGGAATCGTCGGGCTCACCACCTCGACGGCACTGGCGCTCGCGAAGTACGGCGTCACGGCGAACGTCATCTGCCCGCGTGCCCGGACCCGGATGACGGCGGACGTCTTCGCGGGCTTCCAGGAACCGGCGGACGACGGGTCCGAGGACCGGCTCGACCCGCTCGCTCCCGAGCATGTCGCCCCGCTCGTCGGCTATTTGGCCTCGCCCGCGGCCGCACACGTCAACGGCCAGTTGCTCGTCGTGCACGGCGGGATGGTCGCGGTCGTCGAACGCCCGCGGGTGGCCGCCAAGTTCGACACCAAGCAGGACGCCTTCACGTACGACGAACTCGACGCGCTGCTCACACCGCACTACGCGGACCGGCCGGCGGGGGAGACGTTCGCGGCGGCGGAGGTGCTGGGGCTCAAGCACGAGTGACAGGTTGTGCCGGGGTGCCGCTCGCACGGAAAGGCCCCGCCCGACGAGTGTCGGGCGGGGCCGTGTGACGTTCCGGACCTGAGGTCGTCAGGCCGCCGTGTCGCCGTGCTCGGCGGGCTTACGGTGCCGGCCGCGAGGGGTCGCCTCGCCCTCCTGCGCGGAGACGGGCCCCCGGTGCCGGCCGTGGCCACCGTCGTCTGCTGCCTGGGCCACCGTCGCCCGCGGGTCGG is drawn from Streptomyces liliifuscus and contains these coding sequences:
- a CDS encoding ABC transporter permease, encoding MLDYLRLEVRRTLRDVGFMIGGVLMPTVMYLLFTNLGDGADGDWRTVSMIGMAAYGAMGSALNTGGGVAEDRSIGWLRQLRITPMSPRQVVMGRALTGAVTVLPAIVAVLVAGGLVNGVRLDAWKWAAIALLLWLGSIPFTLLGLGNGYRLTAQATGVVNMVCNLTLAVVGGLWFPLSLFPGWLQSLSTYTPTNRFAQLGTSVADGHAPALGAVLVLTAWLLAFGSYAVVSYRRTARTV
- a CDS encoding ABC transporter ATP-binding protein, whose product is MTDTRDTAAETRGGEAADQAVSFAGAVKAFGAVRAVDGVDLEIARGETVALLGRNGAGKSSTISLLLGLNEPDEGVVRLFGGTPEEAVRAGRVGAMLQDGRPVPRVTVGELVGFVAGTYPAPMPVAEALELAGIAELAGRRVDRLSGGQTQRVRFAVALVGNPALLVLDEPTAALDVEARYAFWDSMRAYTRRGHTVLFSTHYLEEADANADRIVVIDHGRIVADGTGEQLKRAAGGSLVAFDLAGAGTDGLAALPGVVSVEVRGDRARLRTDDSDATVIALAERGAIRALEVAPASLDDAFLALTSSDAPARTFLETV
- a CDS encoding MaoC/PaaZ C-terminal domain-containing protein; translation: MPIDVAQALAAEPRSAGIAWGHKDVQLYHLGLGAGANPDKDSPATDPDELRYTLESRLHVLPSFATVAGSGSPGVINSLSMPGIDVNLAHVLHGGQTITLHRPIPVEGRATATGRIAAVYDKGKAAILVMRTDVADDEGPLWTSDAQIFVRGEGGFGGDRGPSTRPEPPTGDPDRTVERVIREDQALLYRLSGDWNPLHADPEFAKLAGFDRPILHGLCTYGITLKAVVDTALGGDVGRVRSYATRFAGVVFPGETLRIRMWQGDGTVRVTVGAADRDDAPVLADTVVAHN
- a CDS encoding Zn-dependent alcohol dehydrogenase gives rise to the protein MRAAVLHEIGQDKLEILDDVEATGFGPGRVRIRVRATGLCHSDLSAMAGVLPQPAPFVPGHEGAGEILEVGEGVTNIKPGDRVVVCWLPACGACPACKRGQTQLCLAGFMNAGTPNFKRPGGDVFGFAGTGTFTEEVVVDAGCAVPIPDDVPFDIAALIGCGVTTGLGAALNTADVEAGSSVAVIGCGGVGISAIQGARLKGAAEIVAVDPVASRREAALKFGATRAVSPDELPDAKQSVTAGEGFDYVFEVVGRSATARTAYDNTRRGGTLVVVGAGAMDDHLQLNMFELFFDEKRILPSMYGGGDVLRSYERTVALWRAGRIDLEGLITHRVPLSDINEALDQMRTGVALRTCIEI
- a CDS encoding 3-oxoacyl-ACP reductase, with translation MSLPLEGRSAVVTGAGRGLGRAEALELARLGAAVVVNDFGQPGRDGSGAASATPAEEVAAGIRAAGGRAVAHTGDVADHQQARELVELAVAEFGQLDILVNNAGILRDRMVFSMSEDEWDSVIRVHLKGHFNTTHFAAAHWRARSKAADAPVYGRIVNTSSEAFLAGSAGQPNYAAAKGGIVGLTTSTALALAKYGVTANVICPRARTRMTADVFAGFQEPADDGSEDRLDPLAPEHVAPLVGYLASPAAAHVNGQLLVVHGGMVAVVERPRVAAKFDTKQDAFTYDELDALLTPHYADRPAGETFAAAEVLGLKHE